The genomic window ATTTGCAAGAGCCAAAACCAATCCTAATCCCTAGATATGATGTAATATCACAGTGGAAACAGCCAGTCACCTGATGGTAAATTGATTACATTCAACTCTTTCCATGATGGAGAGGACAAAACTTTTCTTCAAAGCAATAGACACTTTGGGATTTGGATTGACTTTTCATACCTACCATGCTCTGTCAGTACTGACTTGTTGAAAGCCCCACTTACACCAGCCTCAACTTAGGTGGGCATTAAAATATAATGATtcggttttttcctttttttttttttttttttttttgagacggttcAACTTGTTCTTGTAAATCCTTTCCTGTCCCTTAATGGTGCCTTGAGCAGCTCCCATAGCTTTCTGGCAATTTTAAGTATTAAAGGTcttattcagtttatttttaattttaaattgtattgtttATTGAATAAGTTACATAGCCAAGGATTCAAAATATAAGAGGTACAAAAGGGCATGCATTGAAAAATCtctgtgatattttaaattttgttatgtgtgaTGACGATATTGTAGTTCTGCAGGAAAATGTTCTTACTTTTTAGGGATGGGTACTGAAGTATTCAAAGATGGTACGCCATGATgtctataatttaatttaaaatacttcagcagagagaaagaaaggtggGGAgttaaatatgacaaaatatgAACAATTATAAAATCTAAATGATAAGTATATAGATgttcattacacattatataacataaactagaaataaaatccaatccccaccccaaccctggcCAACTAAACAGACCCCTTGTGGCAAAAGTGATAccagaaaaaacttaaaaactgaaTTCCCAGCCCTGACAGAGTGAGAGGTCAGACACGACgactcattataccctcctcccttttgtggtttagacacaactgaccagcattaaagttaaaatagagatcattaGACTGATAGAATAGattctttgtggcaataagataccaaattataagCAGGACCTAAGTCCATGCCAGGGAAGGGTTAAGTCACGCATCCTTTCACTTAAAGAAGAAACTATATTCTAACTGACAcaggttttcctttttctctggcagctaaacaagcactggcCCTGAGATAAGCAATATTCAAACAATTTGCAGCTACACTAGATGCTGACTAACTGTACCTTCTTCCATCAACTGTAACTATAGCTTTGATTGGACATGAGACTGATTTCAGTAGCTTTCTCCTGATAAGACCAATCATGGACTGATTCTAGCCCTTTTACAGAGATTGCGCACTTCTGTGCTCTCCTGTCCTAAAGTGACCATTTGACATATAGAGCCTAGTTGTAATACATGCAAATGTTAAGTCTCCACTTCAAAGTGAACATGTaacatgcatgtttgttcaaTGTGCATGTGTCATGGCCCCTTcctgaatattcatagctccttcagtaacctgttgaatatgtatgtttgGTCAACTCATTCAGTATAAAGCTTCCACTTCAACCCCTCCTCCTTCAAAGTGCCTGTCTCTGGATGTGGCCGGAGGAAGGCTTCCCAGCCTGCAGTTTGGCCACCTGGCAGGCTGTAACCCTTAAGAAGAAATAcagtcttttctctctttttccaaaTTTGTACCTTGTGATCTTTTctttaagttaaaaatacataaacctTTGGGAGCAGATGTGTTTCCAaattcaggtttttgttttttttttaattttagaagatAATGTGCATACACTGTATATAATGTAACTTCCAGCAGAGTTTCAGAGCATATCAAACACCTCAATATTTCTGCTTTGAGATTTATGATTAGTCACTTTAAATGAGTTAAAGGCTATAAAGAAGTTTAGGTTTTCCCCTCAGATAGATTGTAGTGCCAAATTTATGGAGGAAAGATTTGgagtttttagaattttatggATTTCAGAACTGTGATTAAGGGATCCTGGATATGCACTAgtctattttctgtgttttttgcatatttaaacattttcaaaataaaaatttgttaaataaaaatatacaatctaTTCCTACCACTAGTCACGTAATTTCATTCACTAGAAACAGCCAAAggtattgatttcttttttttcttctagacagggtctctctctgtcgccaaggctggagtgctgtcaccaaggctggagtgcagtggcacgatctcagctcactgcaacctccacctcccagactcaagagattctcccacctcagccccccaagtagctggggaccacaggcatgcaccaccatgcctgaagaatttttgtatttttagtaaagacggggttttaccgtgttgcccaggctggtctcgaactcctgagctcaagtgatatgCTCCCCTCctcatcccaaagtgctaggattccaggtgtaagccaccatgcccggccttcatTCCTTATACAGCCTTTCAGAGATATTTTAGGTATGtagaagcaaatatttatatataattttgccCTGGGATTTTACAGAAATAGTAGAAATTTTTCCTGTAGCCATACATACAAAGCTGCATCTCTATTTTGACAGCTGCATACTATTTCATTATGCAGCCAGTCCTTTATTGATGGGCAATTAAGCTATTAATATTTCCTATCACTTTCCATTTATAAACCCTGCTGAGCTTCAGACACGTATTATCTTACATATAATACGTGTGTGAGTCTGTCtctaggataaattcctagaagtagaattccTGCGTCAAAGaatatgcacatttaaaaaatgtatagacTTCAGGCCCGGGCGCTGGAAGGTGGGGGTCTTCCGCGGAGAAAAGCCAGCAGCTCGAGCGACGCAGGGCCAGGAGGGCAGGACCGCGCCGCGGCCACAGCCCGGAGCTTCTTCAGCCCCCCGACACGGGCCACCCTCCGGTCTGTTCTCCCCGCCCGGTCGCCGCCCGCCAGCCCTCCATCCCCCAACCGCCCGACCTCCTAAGTAAGAGCTGAAAGAATCATTTTTGAGAGTCATGACCCATAGCTGCCTGCTTCGTCCCCCAACCCTCGACGACGAAAAGGACTTCGTCCCCCGGCCGCGCGGCTCCGGGGAAGGAAGACAGAGCGACCTCCGCCGCGCGCTCAGGGCCACTCTAGAGGGAGAAGCCGCCCCGAGGCCGGCAGAGCGCCCAGCCGCGGCGGAGACCCGAAGCCTTCCGGAGCCCAAGGCTGTGCACCGGCCCTGTGCTGATTCTCTGCCTAGGAAAGGACCATGCAGCTTGAGATGAAAGTACCCCTGGACTTCATCATTTTCTACTCTTGTATAACAAGCTGCTCTGGcgcttctgaaaaagaaataagaagtcCACTGGTACCCTGACAAACCGCTGAAGGGCTCTGGCTTCCACCATGTCCACATTGGGGAGATGGTGGACCCCTTTGGGGAGCTGGCCGCCAAGCGAAGTGGCCTGGCAGTGGAAGATGTGCGGGCCAATGTGCCTGAGGAGATAAGCATATGGATTGACCCCTTCGAAGTGTCCAACCAGATTGGCGAGAAGGGAGCAGTGAAAGTGCTGTACCTGGATAACAGTGAGGGCTGCGGGGCCCCAGAGCTGGACATGGAGATCAAGAGCAGTTTCAACCCTGACGACCAGAATACTCGTGCCTACCGGAAGCCAGGACAGCTCCTTGTCCAACTCCCCGTCGCCATGCTTTTCCCATCACCCAACCCCACCTTCATCCTCTGCCTCGCCAGCCCATCACCTTCACCATAGACTCCTTTGCTGCCACCAAATTAGGCTCCATGAAGATAAAGAAGAGCGGTGGGGCAGCAAGTGGTAGAGGAGCAGCCAGCGGTGAGGCAGGTGGCCAGCAGCTACCACAGTAGCCTCCATGGCCCGCTTCAGCACCAACAGCTTGTTGAAACAcaagagtctttctctgtctatGCATTCACTGAACTTCATCCCGCTCAACCGGGCCCTCAGTCCTAGCTCTCGCCCAAGGCCACGTACAGTCTCAAGTACAACAGTGGCGGCTCGCTCAGTTTCTTCTTTGATGGGGCCGATGGCCAGGGCAGTGGCACCCCATCCCCCTTTGGAGGCAGTGGGACTGTCACCTGCAACAACAGCAGCTTCTGCATGGTCTAGATATTTGGAGGTGGCACCACCCGCCTCTTCCTGGAGAAGCCACCCTTCATGGAAGGCCTCAGCTACAACCTGAACACCATGCAATATCCTAGTCAGCCCTTCCAGTCCATGGTGCTGGCCAACTGACCGTCTACCTGCCCTGGGGCCAGGCACCCAAGAccacagaaaagagagaaaaagaaaaggaaaggcaaaaaaaaaaaagaggaaaagaaaaatgtacaagaaGATTTTCAATTTTCTCACTCTCACTTCTACAAAAAAAGATCTAGTGCAGGCACGGAATGGGAGGGGCTCCCAAAGCACCAAAATGTGTTTAACTTACCCCCTACCACTTACTACTCGCCCATCGGCCTGTAATTTGGTTGGtttgggttttatatttcttttttctgtcttcgTTTTTTTAACATGTAGTTCTCTATACAACATCTTTAAGTGGTGGCTTCCTTTGCTAAGAATGGTCCAGAAATGGA from Macaca fascicularis isolate 582-1 chromosome 4, T2T-MFA8v1.1 includes these protein-coding regions:
- the LOC102116250 gene encoding protein Tob2-like, translating into MVDPFGELAAKRSGLAVEDVRANVPEEISIWIDPFEVSNQIGEKGAVKVLYLDNSEGCGAPELDMEIKSSFNPDDQNTRAYRKPGQLLVQLPVAMLFPSPNPTFILCLASPSPSP